The following are encoded together in the Cicer arietinum cultivar CDC Frontier isolate Library 1 chromosome 2, Cicar.CDCFrontier_v2.0, whole genome shotgun sequence genome:
- the LOC101496843 gene encoding DExH-box ATP-dependent RNA helicase DExH18, mitochondrial-like yields the protein MAKGSISSLFYLFTRKRTTFSNLKSLLFNHSLTSSSHSQFHHPFRPFSTHLLNPRCITSFSQSLTLYGDRTLPTRPFSTAGEDGGAATDEDSQFEKGIGNFEVGTKVSDDVCDLSENGVVLDYGNDECYSNIVDSVECSNSSISCTSNDNRDDDELEDFTHVASKDPVELYGELKSVEKGVKLARAEVDVLTDVFDYFAKSGWASNQALAIYIGLSFFPTAAHKFRNFFRKRCSADVAKYLISLGPCDVAVRFLFPVFVEFCLVNFPDEIKRFRDMVKSADLTKPHTWFPFARAMKRKIIYHCGPTNSGKTYNALQRFMEAKKGIYCSPLGLLAMEVFDKVNVKGVYCSLLTGQEKKHVPFANHVACTVEMASTQELYEVAIVDEIQMMADPYRGYAWTRALLGLKADEIHLCGDPSVLDIVRKILVFWILFERYGWTRALLLFYDMLFFL from the coding sequence ATGGCAAAAGGCTCAATTTCATCTCTTTTCTACTTGTTTACACGTAAAAGAACAACTTTTTCAAACCTCAAATCTCTTCTTTTCAATCACTCGTTAACTTCTTCTTCACATTCTCAATTTCACCACCCATTTCGTCCCTTTTCGACCCATTTGTTGAACCCTCGTTGTATCACTAGTTTCTCACAAAGTTTAACCCTTTACGGTGATAGAACCCTCCCCACAAGACCCTTTTCCACCGCCGGCGAGGATGGTGGTGCTGCGACTGACGAGGATTCGCAATTCGAAAAGGGTATTGGTAATTTTGAGGTTGGAACTAAGGTTAGTGATGATGTTTGTGATTTATCAGAAAATGGGGTTGTTTTAGATtatggtaatgatgaatgttattCAAATATTGTTGATTCTGTAGAATGTAGTAATAGTAGTATTAGTTGTACTAGTAATGATAATAGGGATGATGATGAATTAGAGGATTTTACTCATGTGGCGTCGAAAGATCCTGTTGAATTATATGGTGAGCTTAAGAGTGTTGAAAAGGGTGTTAAGTTGGCTAGAGCTGAGGTGGATGTTTTAACAGATGTGTTCGATTATTTTGCGAAATCGGGCTGGGCGTCAAACCAAGCACTTGCTATTTACATTGGTTTATCGTTTTTTCCGACTGCTGCACACAAGTTTCGGAACTTTTTCAGGAAGAGATGTTCTGCTGATGTTGCCAAGTACTTGATTTCACTCGGACCGTGTGATGTTGCTGTGAGGTTTTTGTTTCCGGTATTTGTTGAGTTTTGTTTGGTTAATTTTCCTGATGAAATTAAGAGGTTTAGGGATATGGTTAAGTCAGCTGACCTCACGAAACCTCACACTTGGTTTCCTTTTGCGAGGGCGATGAAAcggaaaataatttatcattgtGGTCCTACTAATAGTGGTAAAACTTATAATGCTTTGCAAAGGTTTATGGAGGCAAAGAAGGGGATTTATTGTAGTCCACTTGGATTGTTGGCTATGGAGGTTTTCGATAAGGTTAATGTGAAGGGTGTTTATTGTAGTTTGTTAACTGGTCAAGAGAAGAAGCATGTACCATTTGCAAATCATGTTGCGTGTACTGTGGAAATGGCTTCGACGCAGGAATTGTATGAAGTTGCTATTGTTGATGAGATTCAGATGATGGCGGATCCTTATAGAGGGTATGCATGGACTAGGGCGCTGCTTGGTTTGAAGGCTGACGAGATACATTTATGCGGTGATCCTAGTGTTTTGGATATTGTTCGAAAGATCCTAGTGTTTTGGATATTGTTCGAAAGATATGGATGGACTAGGGCGTTGCTATTGTTTTACGatatgctattttttttatga